The following are encoded in a window of Astyanax mexicanus isolate ESR-SI-001 chromosome 6, AstMex3_surface, whole genome shotgun sequence genomic DNA:
- the ttyh1 gene encoding protein tweety homolog 1 isoform X3, with protein METVPSYSPSIWVRMCHALPRFDLTMQMRDNSFTPDSWEYQQTLLVLSSLSAIALVLSLLVVLSFLIHYCCCHRGDGGRDAEEEEEDDDASGGHGYSGKKGRGICCVTWVSVAAVTLCCVAIGVGFYGNSEANDGMYQLTSSLLTANYTLASIDLLIWDTVAVLQRSVSGPLTSLEDVFGGNKPALVSTRSCRRLSERVASLLSSLSLGRGVRAVTPGLSGMNGSDSIVGLLTPVPPSVAPTLTPSSTANSVPAPFSPGWAASTLMVNEDYRWLSYVLLLLLDLVVCLFILLGLAKQARWLLILMTVLAWLALFLSWGSLGLETATVVALSDFCFDPNIFVLNSTHFNTGTSTEILDYYLTCSRRMTSPFQQLLTQSQRALSSIHSHLSSLERDALPRFPKAEKSLREVQQILNVTEGNFHQLVALLNCRGLNKDYIDSLKGLCFDGMEGLLYLSLYSFLSALAFTAILCSLPGAWRSFSSDSEEYEDSDSESEDPFTSHQYSPSMLTGYGGNQSHPNHAHSRNLYSH; from the exons atggagacTGTGCCCAGTTACAGCCCTTCGATATGGGTGCGGATGTGCCATGCCCTCCCGCGCTTCGACTTGACTATGCAGATGAGGGACAACAGCTTCACTCCGGACAGCTGGGAGTACCAACAG ACTCTGCTGGTTCTGTCCAGCCTCTCGGCCATTGCTCTCGTTCTGTCCCTGCTCGTCGTTCTCTCCTTCCTTATCCACTACTGCTGCTGCCACCGTGGCGATGGGGGCAGGGACgccgaggaagaggaggaagatgaCGACGCCAGCGGCGGCCATGGTTACAGCGGCAAGAAGGGGCGGGGCATCTGCTGCGTCACATGGGTGTCGGTGGCTGCAGTGACACTGTGCTG TGTTGCCATAGGCGTTGGTTTCTACGGCAACAGCGAGGCGAACGATGGGATGTATCAGTTGACCTCGTCTCTGCTCACTGCCAATTACACACTGGCTTCCATCGATCTGCTG ATTTGGGACACCGTGGCCGTCCTGCAGCGGTCAGTCTCTGGTCCTCTGACCTCTCTGGAGGACGTGTTTGGTGGGAATAAACCGGCCCTGGTGTCGACGCGGTCCTGCAGGCGTCTCTCTGAGCGCGTGGCTTCCCTCCTCTCCTCCCTGTCTCTGGGTCGAGGGGTCCGGGCCGTTACTCCCGGACTGTCAGGGATGAACGGGAGCGACAGTATAGTGGGATTATTAACCCCCGTCCCCCCCTCTGTAGCCCCAACACTGACCCCATCGTCCACAGCCAACAGCGTTCCTGCACCCTTCTCACCGGGGTGGGCTGCCAGCACACTCATGGTCAATGAGGACTACAG GTGGCTCTCGTATGTGTTGCTACTGCTTCTGGATCTGGTGGTGTGTCTCTTTATTCTGCTGGGTTTGGCCAAACAGGCCCGATGGCTGCTGATCCT gatgaCGGTGTTGGCCTGGTTGGCTCTGTTTCTGAGTTGGGGGTCTCTCGGCCTGGAGACGGCCACAGTGGTG gctCTCAGTGATTTCTGCTTTGATCCGAACATATTTGTTCTCAACTCTACTCATTTCAACACCGGGACGAGTACAG AAATCCTGGACTATTATCTGACCTGCAGTCGGAGAATGACCAGCCCCTTCCAGCAG CTGCTGACCCAGTCTCAGAGAGCACTATCCAGTATCCACTCCCATCTGTCCAGTCTGGAGCGGGACGCCCTCCCACGCTTCCCCAAAGCAGAG AAATCTCTGAGGGAGGTGCAGCAGATCCTAAATGTCACAGAGGGAAACTTCCACCAGCTGGTGGCGCTGCTTAACTGTCGAGGACTCAATAAG gactaTATAGACTCCCTGAAGGGCCTGTGTTTTGATGGGATGGAGGgattgctctatctctctctctactccttTCTCTCCGCCCTGGCATTCACTGCCATCCTCTGCTCCCTCCCCGGAGCCTGGAGGAGCTTTTCCAG CGACTCGGAGGAGTACGAAGACTCGGACAGCGAGAGCGAGGACCCATTCACTTCTCACCAG
- the ttyh1 gene encoding protein tweety homolog 1 isoform X1, whose product METVPSYSPSIWVRMCHALPRFDLTMQMRDNSFTPDSWEYQQTLLVLSSLSAIALVLSLLVVLSFLIHYCCCHRGDGGRDAEEEEEDDDASGGHGYSGKKGRGICCVTWVSVAAVTLCCVAIGVGFYGNSEANDGMYQLTSSLLTANYTLASIDLLIWDTVAVLQRSVSGPLTSLEDVFGGNKPALVSTRSCRRLSERVASLLSSLSLGRGVRAVTPGLSGMNGSDSIVGLLTPVPPSVAPTLTPSSTANSVPAPFSPGWAASTLMVNEDYRWLSYVLLLLLDLVVCLFILLGLAKQARWLLILMTVLAWLALFLSWGSLGLETATVVALSDFCFDPNIFVLNSTHFNTGTSTEILDYYLTCSRRMTSPFQQLLTQSQRALSSIHSHLSSLERDALPRFPKAEKSLREVQQILNVTEGNFHQLVALLNCRGLNKDYIDSLKGLCFDGMEGLLYLSLYSFLSALAFTAILCSLPGAWRSFSSDSEEYEDSDSESEDPFTSHQARRQTAMGSQRGALPPFYSYQGAGWTPPFSSAPPLPTPNASSNGNPGYESLPLSDRPSPPPSYSPSMLTGYGGNQSHPNHAHSRNLYSH is encoded by the exons atggagacTGTGCCCAGTTACAGCCCTTCGATATGGGTGCGGATGTGCCATGCCCTCCCGCGCTTCGACTTGACTATGCAGATGAGGGACAACAGCTTCACTCCGGACAGCTGGGAGTACCAACAG ACTCTGCTGGTTCTGTCCAGCCTCTCGGCCATTGCTCTCGTTCTGTCCCTGCTCGTCGTTCTCTCCTTCCTTATCCACTACTGCTGCTGCCACCGTGGCGATGGGGGCAGGGACgccgaggaagaggaggaagatgaCGACGCCAGCGGCGGCCATGGTTACAGCGGCAAGAAGGGGCGGGGCATCTGCTGCGTCACATGGGTGTCGGTGGCTGCAGTGACACTGTGCTG TGTTGCCATAGGCGTTGGTTTCTACGGCAACAGCGAGGCGAACGATGGGATGTATCAGTTGACCTCGTCTCTGCTCACTGCCAATTACACACTGGCTTCCATCGATCTGCTG ATTTGGGACACCGTGGCCGTCCTGCAGCGGTCAGTCTCTGGTCCTCTGACCTCTCTGGAGGACGTGTTTGGTGGGAATAAACCGGCCCTGGTGTCGACGCGGTCCTGCAGGCGTCTCTCTGAGCGCGTGGCTTCCCTCCTCTCCTCCCTGTCTCTGGGTCGAGGGGTCCGGGCCGTTACTCCCGGACTGTCAGGGATGAACGGGAGCGACAGTATAGTGGGATTATTAACCCCCGTCCCCCCCTCTGTAGCCCCAACACTGACCCCATCGTCCACAGCCAACAGCGTTCCTGCACCCTTCTCACCGGGGTGGGCTGCCAGCACACTCATGGTCAATGAGGACTACAG GTGGCTCTCGTATGTGTTGCTACTGCTTCTGGATCTGGTGGTGTGTCTCTTTATTCTGCTGGGTTTGGCCAAACAGGCCCGATGGCTGCTGATCCT gatgaCGGTGTTGGCCTGGTTGGCTCTGTTTCTGAGTTGGGGGTCTCTCGGCCTGGAGACGGCCACAGTGGTG gctCTCAGTGATTTCTGCTTTGATCCGAACATATTTGTTCTCAACTCTACTCATTTCAACACCGGGACGAGTACAG AAATCCTGGACTATTATCTGACCTGCAGTCGGAGAATGACCAGCCCCTTCCAGCAG CTGCTGACCCAGTCTCAGAGAGCACTATCCAGTATCCACTCCCATCTGTCCAGTCTGGAGCGGGACGCCCTCCCACGCTTCCCCAAAGCAGAG AAATCTCTGAGGGAGGTGCAGCAGATCCTAAATGTCACAGAGGGAAACTTCCACCAGCTGGTGGCGCTGCTTAACTGTCGAGGACTCAATAAG gactaTATAGACTCCCTGAAGGGCCTGTGTTTTGATGGGATGGAGGgattgctctatctctctctctactccttTCTCTCCGCCCTGGCATTCACTGCCATCCTCTGCTCCCTCCCCGGAGCCTGGAGGAGCTTTTCCAG CGACTCGGAGGAGTACGAAGACTCGGACAGCGAGAGCGAGGACCCATTCACTTCTCACCAGGCACGTAGACAGACGGCCATGGGCTCACAGCGAGGGGCCTTGCCCCCCTTCTATAGTTACCAGGGGGCCGGCTGGACTCCCCCCTTTTCTAGCGCACCACCGTTACC
- the ttyh1 gene encoding protein tweety homolog 1 isoform X2, producing METVPSYSPSIWVRMCHALPRFDLTMQMRDNSFTPDSWEYQQTLLVLSSLSAIALVLSLLVVLSFLIHYCCCHRGDGGRDAEEEEEDDDASGGHGYSGKKGRGICCVTWVSVAAVTLCCVAIGVGFYGNSEANDGMYQLTSSLLTANYTLASIDLLIWDTVAVLQRSVSGPLTSLEDVFGGNKPALVSTRSCRRLSERVASLLSSLSLGRGVRAVTPGLSGMNGSDSIVGLLTPVPPSVAPTLTPSSTANSVPAPFSPGWAASTLMVNEDYRWLSYVLLLLLDLVVCLFILLGLAKQARWLLILMTVLAWLALFLSWGSLGLETATVVALSDFCFDPNIFVLNSTHFNTGTSTEILDYYLTCSRRMTSPFQQLLTQSQRALSSIHSHLSSLERDALPRFPKAEKSLREVQQILNVTEGNFHQLVALLNCRGLNKDYIDSLKGLCFDGMEGLLYLSLYSFLSALAFTAILCSLPGAWRSFSRTPNASSNGNPGYESLPLSDRPSPPPSYSPSMLTGYGGNQSHPNHAHSRNLYSH from the exons atggagacTGTGCCCAGTTACAGCCCTTCGATATGGGTGCGGATGTGCCATGCCCTCCCGCGCTTCGACTTGACTATGCAGATGAGGGACAACAGCTTCACTCCGGACAGCTGGGAGTACCAACAG ACTCTGCTGGTTCTGTCCAGCCTCTCGGCCATTGCTCTCGTTCTGTCCCTGCTCGTCGTTCTCTCCTTCCTTATCCACTACTGCTGCTGCCACCGTGGCGATGGGGGCAGGGACgccgaggaagaggaggaagatgaCGACGCCAGCGGCGGCCATGGTTACAGCGGCAAGAAGGGGCGGGGCATCTGCTGCGTCACATGGGTGTCGGTGGCTGCAGTGACACTGTGCTG TGTTGCCATAGGCGTTGGTTTCTACGGCAACAGCGAGGCGAACGATGGGATGTATCAGTTGACCTCGTCTCTGCTCACTGCCAATTACACACTGGCTTCCATCGATCTGCTG ATTTGGGACACCGTGGCCGTCCTGCAGCGGTCAGTCTCTGGTCCTCTGACCTCTCTGGAGGACGTGTTTGGTGGGAATAAACCGGCCCTGGTGTCGACGCGGTCCTGCAGGCGTCTCTCTGAGCGCGTGGCTTCCCTCCTCTCCTCCCTGTCTCTGGGTCGAGGGGTCCGGGCCGTTACTCCCGGACTGTCAGGGATGAACGGGAGCGACAGTATAGTGGGATTATTAACCCCCGTCCCCCCCTCTGTAGCCCCAACACTGACCCCATCGTCCACAGCCAACAGCGTTCCTGCACCCTTCTCACCGGGGTGGGCTGCCAGCACACTCATGGTCAATGAGGACTACAG GTGGCTCTCGTATGTGTTGCTACTGCTTCTGGATCTGGTGGTGTGTCTCTTTATTCTGCTGGGTTTGGCCAAACAGGCCCGATGGCTGCTGATCCT gatgaCGGTGTTGGCCTGGTTGGCTCTGTTTCTGAGTTGGGGGTCTCTCGGCCTGGAGACGGCCACAGTGGTG gctCTCAGTGATTTCTGCTTTGATCCGAACATATTTGTTCTCAACTCTACTCATTTCAACACCGGGACGAGTACAG AAATCCTGGACTATTATCTGACCTGCAGTCGGAGAATGACCAGCCCCTTCCAGCAG CTGCTGACCCAGTCTCAGAGAGCACTATCCAGTATCCACTCCCATCTGTCCAGTCTGGAGCGGGACGCCCTCCCACGCTTCCCCAAAGCAGAG AAATCTCTGAGGGAGGTGCAGCAGATCCTAAATGTCACAGAGGGAAACTTCCACCAGCTGGTGGCGCTGCTTAACTGTCGAGGACTCAATAAG gactaTATAGACTCCCTGAAGGGCCTGTGTTTTGATGGGATGGAGGgattgctctatctctctctctactccttTCTCTCCGCCCTGGCATTCACTGCCATCCTCTGCTCCCTCCCCGGAGCCTGGAGGAGCTTTTCCAG
- the ttyh1 gene encoding protein tweety homolog 1 isoform X4: METVPSYSPSIWVRMCHALPRFDLTMQMRDNSFTPDSWEYQQTLLVLSSLSAIALVLSLLVVLSFLIHYCCCHRGDGGRDAEEEEEDDDASGGHGYSGKKGRGICCVTWVSVAAVTLCCVAIGVGFYGNSEANDGMYQLTSSLLTANYTLASIDLLIWDTVAVLQRSVSGPLTSLEDVFGGNKPALVSTRSCRRLSERVASLLSSLSLGRGVRAVTPGLSGMNGSDSIVGLLTPVPPSVAPTLTPSSTANSVPAPFSPGWAASTLMVNEDYRWLSYVLLLLLDLVVCLFILLGLAKQARWLLILMTVLAWLALFLSWGSLGLETATVVALSDFCFDPNIFVLNSTHFNTGTSTEILDYYLTCSRRMTSPFQQLLTQSQRALSSIHSHLSSLERDALPRFPKAEKSLREVQQILNVTEGNFHQLVALLNCRGLNKDYIDSLKGLCFDGMEGLLYLSLYSFLSALAFTAILCSLPGAWRSFSRTPNASSNGNPGYESLPLSDRPSPPPSYSTLPAC, encoded by the exons atggagacTGTGCCCAGTTACAGCCCTTCGATATGGGTGCGGATGTGCCATGCCCTCCCGCGCTTCGACTTGACTATGCAGATGAGGGACAACAGCTTCACTCCGGACAGCTGGGAGTACCAACAG ACTCTGCTGGTTCTGTCCAGCCTCTCGGCCATTGCTCTCGTTCTGTCCCTGCTCGTCGTTCTCTCCTTCCTTATCCACTACTGCTGCTGCCACCGTGGCGATGGGGGCAGGGACgccgaggaagaggaggaagatgaCGACGCCAGCGGCGGCCATGGTTACAGCGGCAAGAAGGGGCGGGGCATCTGCTGCGTCACATGGGTGTCGGTGGCTGCAGTGACACTGTGCTG TGTTGCCATAGGCGTTGGTTTCTACGGCAACAGCGAGGCGAACGATGGGATGTATCAGTTGACCTCGTCTCTGCTCACTGCCAATTACACACTGGCTTCCATCGATCTGCTG ATTTGGGACACCGTGGCCGTCCTGCAGCGGTCAGTCTCTGGTCCTCTGACCTCTCTGGAGGACGTGTTTGGTGGGAATAAACCGGCCCTGGTGTCGACGCGGTCCTGCAGGCGTCTCTCTGAGCGCGTGGCTTCCCTCCTCTCCTCCCTGTCTCTGGGTCGAGGGGTCCGGGCCGTTACTCCCGGACTGTCAGGGATGAACGGGAGCGACAGTATAGTGGGATTATTAACCCCCGTCCCCCCCTCTGTAGCCCCAACACTGACCCCATCGTCCACAGCCAACAGCGTTCCTGCACCCTTCTCACCGGGGTGGGCTGCCAGCACACTCATGGTCAATGAGGACTACAG GTGGCTCTCGTATGTGTTGCTACTGCTTCTGGATCTGGTGGTGTGTCTCTTTATTCTGCTGGGTTTGGCCAAACAGGCCCGATGGCTGCTGATCCT gatgaCGGTGTTGGCCTGGTTGGCTCTGTTTCTGAGTTGGGGGTCTCTCGGCCTGGAGACGGCCACAGTGGTG gctCTCAGTGATTTCTGCTTTGATCCGAACATATTTGTTCTCAACTCTACTCATTTCAACACCGGGACGAGTACAG AAATCCTGGACTATTATCTGACCTGCAGTCGGAGAATGACCAGCCCCTTCCAGCAG CTGCTGACCCAGTCTCAGAGAGCACTATCCAGTATCCACTCCCATCTGTCCAGTCTGGAGCGGGACGCCCTCCCACGCTTCCCCAAAGCAGAG AAATCTCTGAGGGAGGTGCAGCAGATCCTAAATGTCACAGAGGGAAACTTCCACCAGCTGGTGGCGCTGCTTAACTGTCGAGGACTCAATAAG gactaTATAGACTCCCTGAAGGGCCTGTGTTTTGATGGGATGGAGGgattgctctatctctctctctactccttTCTCTCCGCCCTGGCATTCACTGCCATCCTCTGCTCCCTCCCCGGAGCCTGGAGGAGCTTTTCCAG
- the ttyh1 gene encoding protein tweety homolog 1 isoform X5 — protein METVPSYSPSIWVRMCHALPRFDLTMQMRDNSFTPDSWEYQQTLLVLSSLSAIALVLSLLVVLSFLIHYCCCHRGDGGRDAEEEEEDDDASGGHGYSGKKGRGICCVTWVSVAAVTLCCVAIGVGFYGNSEANDGMYQLTSSLLTANYTLASIDLLIWDTVAVLQRSVSGPLTSLEDVFGGNKPALVSTRSCRRLSERVASLLSSLSLGRGVRAVTPGLSGMNGSDSIVGLLTPVPPSVAPTLTPSSTANSVPAPFSPGWAASTLMVNEDYRWLSYVLLLLLDLVVCLFILLGLAKQARWLLILMTVLAWLALFLSWGSLGLETATVVALSDFCFDPNIFVLNSTHFNTGTSTEILDYYLTCSRRMTSPFQQLLTQSQRALSSIHSHLSSLERDALPRFPKAEKSLREVQQILNVTEGNFHQLVALLNCRGLNKDYIDSLKGLCFDGMEGLLYLSLYSFLSALAFTAILCSLPGAWRSFSSDSEEYEDSDSESEDPFTSHQDSKRFLQWQPWL, from the exons atggagacTGTGCCCAGTTACAGCCCTTCGATATGGGTGCGGATGTGCCATGCCCTCCCGCGCTTCGACTTGACTATGCAGATGAGGGACAACAGCTTCACTCCGGACAGCTGGGAGTACCAACAG ACTCTGCTGGTTCTGTCCAGCCTCTCGGCCATTGCTCTCGTTCTGTCCCTGCTCGTCGTTCTCTCCTTCCTTATCCACTACTGCTGCTGCCACCGTGGCGATGGGGGCAGGGACgccgaggaagaggaggaagatgaCGACGCCAGCGGCGGCCATGGTTACAGCGGCAAGAAGGGGCGGGGCATCTGCTGCGTCACATGGGTGTCGGTGGCTGCAGTGACACTGTGCTG TGTTGCCATAGGCGTTGGTTTCTACGGCAACAGCGAGGCGAACGATGGGATGTATCAGTTGACCTCGTCTCTGCTCACTGCCAATTACACACTGGCTTCCATCGATCTGCTG ATTTGGGACACCGTGGCCGTCCTGCAGCGGTCAGTCTCTGGTCCTCTGACCTCTCTGGAGGACGTGTTTGGTGGGAATAAACCGGCCCTGGTGTCGACGCGGTCCTGCAGGCGTCTCTCTGAGCGCGTGGCTTCCCTCCTCTCCTCCCTGTCTCTGGGTCGAGGGGTCCGGGCCGTTACTCCCGGACTGTCAGGGATGAACGGGAGCGACAGTATAGTGGGATTATTAACCCCCGTCCCCCCCTCTGTAGCCCCAACACTGACCCCATCGTCCACAGCCAACAGCGTTCCTGCACCCTTCTCACCGGGGTGGGCTGCCAGCACACTCATGGTCAATGAGGACTACAG GTGGCTCTCGTATGTGTTGCTACTGCTTCTGGATCTGGTGGTGTGTCTCTTTATTCTGCTGGGTTTGGCCAAACAGGCCCGATGGCTGCTGATCCT gatgaCGGTGTTGGCCTGGTTGGCTCTGTTTCTGAGTTGGGGGTCTCTCGGCCTGGAGACGGCCACAGTGGTG gctCTCAGTGATTTCTGCTTTGATCCGAACATATTTGTTCTCAACTCTACTCATTTCAACACCGGGACGAGTACAG AAATCCTGGACTATTATCTGACCTGCAGTCGGAGAATGACCAGCCCCTTCCAGCAG CTGCTGACCCAGTCTCAGAGAGCACTATCCAGTATCCACTCCCATCTGTCCAGTCTGGAGCGGGACGCCCTCCCACGCTTCCCCAAAGCAGAG AAATCTCTGAGGGAGGTGCAGCAGATCCTAAATGTCACAGAGGGAAACTTCCACCAGCTGGTGGCGCTGCTTAACTGTCGAGGACTCAATAAG gactaTATAGACTCCCTGAAGGGCCTGTGTTTTGATGGGATGGAGGgattgctctatctctctctctactccttTCTCTCCGCCCTGGCATTCACTGCCATCCTCTGCTCCCTCCCCGGAGCCTGGAGGAGCTTTTCCAG CGACTCGGAGGAGTACGAAGACTCGGACAGCGAGAGCGAGGACCCATTCACTTCTCACCAG